The Saprospiraceae bacterium genome includes a window with the following:
- a CDS encoding DUF47 family protein — translation MILNNIIRAFLPKDKVFYDIFENIAGNLKDMGSTLRKAMNEPDTAKRVAYLKSLEDGEHRNDEYTHQIFIELSKNFITPFDREDIHYLATSLDDIADYMYASSKKILNYNISEMDEFMKELADINHKSIKALSDALLKLRSMKNVSQIKQDCVIINSLENAADDALDRAIINLFAIERNPVDIIKLKDVYEDMETISDKCEDASNVIESIIIKYA, via the coding sequence ATGATTCTCAACAACATCATCAGGGCTTTCCTCCCAAAGGATAAGGTTTTTTACGATATATTTGAAAATATTGCAGGCAATCTCAAGGACATGGGTTCTACTCTGAGAAAAGCAATGAATGAGCCCGACACGGCCAAAAGGGTAGCCTATCTTAAGAGCCTTGAAGACGGAGAACATAGAAATGATGAATATACCCATCAGATTTTTATTGAGTTGAGTAAAAATTTTATTACACCTTTTGATAGAGAAGACATTCATTATCTTGCTACATCACTGGATGATATTGCAGATTATATGTATGCTTCATCCAAAAAAATTCTCAACTACAACATCAGCGAAATGGATGAATTTATGAAAGAACTCGCAGATATCAATCACAAATCCATAAAAGCCCTTTCTGACGCTCTGCTGAAGCTGAGAAGTATGAAAAATGTCAGCCAGATCAAGCAGGATTGTGTCATTATCAATAGTCTGGAAAATGCTGCAGACGATGCTTTGGATCGGGCAATCATTAATTTATTTGCAATAGAAAGAAATCCCGTAGACATTATCAAGCTTAAGGATGTGTATGAGGATATGGAAACGATCTCTGATAAATGTGAAGATGCATCCAATGTGATAGAATCCATTATCATAAAATATGCCTGA
- a CDS encoding asparagine synthetase B: MRFKKISLLILIIAFASVVQATYILLPMEHNKQTNHLKAYGMTYWVINKGIEAYWLLNYRGGSFAFPYSKGFEAECKVRGVSYEVISDAQWISIREGISNPELNQEAIKLEKAPKIAVYTPDFNPRGMRIQPWDDAVTLVLTYAEIPFDKIYDREVLEGKLAEYDWLHLHHEDFTGQYGKFYANQGGTPWYKLNQQKTEELAASLGFSKVSMLKLAVVKRIKEYVEGGGFMFAMCSATDTYDIALAAEGTDICADIYDGDNFDPNAQQKLDFSKTFAFKDFEIILNPLLYEHSDIDNKNRNITPEVDYFNLFDFSAKWDPIPAMLVQNHTTTVKGFMGQATAFKKSLIKSDVLILGDTKSASEVRYIHGSHGFGTWTFYGGHDPEDYRHYVGDPETDLSLHPNSPGYRLILNNILFPAAEKKKRKT; the protein is encoded by the coding sequence ATGAGATTCAAAAAAATATCCCTTTTAATTTTGATCATTGCTTTCGCATCGGTTGTTCAGGCAACATATATCTTGCTTCCTATGGAGCACAACAAACAAACCAACCATCTCAAAGCTTATGGTATGACTTATTGGGTCATCAACAAAGGGATAGAAGCATACTGGCTACTTAATTACAGAGGCGGAAGTTTTGCATTTCCTTATTCCAAAGGATTTGAGGCCGAATGCAAGGTGCGTGGTGTTTCTTATGAAGTGATTTCTGATGCTCAGTGGATTTCTATCAGAGAGGGGATCAGCAATCCTGAATTAAATCAGGAAGCAATAAAACTTGAAAAGGCACCCAAAATTGCGGTATATACGCCGGATTTTAATCCTCGTGGGATGAGAATCCAGCCTTGGGATGATGCGGTAACACTTGTACTGACATATGCAGAGATACCTTTTGACAAAATTTATGATAGAGAAGTTTTAGAGGGGAAATTGGCTGAATATGATTGGCTACATTTGCATCATGAAGATTTTACCGGTCAATATGGTAAGTTTTACGCCAATCAGGGTGGTACTCCCTGGTACAAACTCAATCAGCAAAAAACCGAAGAACTGGCTGCAAGTTTAGGGTTCAGTAAAGTCTCGATGCTTAAACTCGCAGTTGTCAAAAGGATAAAAGAATATGTGGAAGGTGGTGGTTTTATGTTTGCCATGTGTTCTGCTACAGATACTTATGATATTGCTTTGGCTGCAGAAGGGACGGACATCTGTGCAGACATCTATGATGGTGATAACTTTGACCCAAATGCCCAACAGAAACTTGATTTCAGTAAAACTTTTGCTTTTAAAGACTTTGAAATAATTTTGAATCCACTTCTGTATGAACACTCAGATATAGATAATAAAAACAGAAATATTACCCCCGAGGTAGATTATTTTAATCTCTTTGATTTTTCTGCCAAGTGGGATCCGATACCTGCTATGTTGGTGCAGAATCATACTACTACTGTGAAGGGTTTCATGGGACAGGCCACAGCTTTCAAAAAATCACTCATCAAGTCGGATGTGCTCATTCTCGGTGATACCAAATCAGCCAGCGAAGTGCGTTACATCCACGGGTCTCATGGATTTGGAACTTGGACTTTTTATGGTGGACACGATCCTGAAGATTACAGGCATTATGTCGGTGATCCGGAAACTGACTTAAGCCTGCATCCCAATAGTCCCGGTTACAGGTTGATTTTGAACAATATTCTATTTCCTGCAGCTGAAAAAAAGAAAAGAAAGACTTGA
- a CDS encoding inorganic phosphate transporter, producing MILLIIIIILALIFDYINGFHDAANSIATVVSTKVLTPFQAVAWAAFFNFVAFFIFKDHGVANTIAKTVNEGTNAEGIPYITLTVILAGLIAAIFWNLLTWWYGIPSSSSHTLIGGFAGAAIAHTGFESINSGKIIQIASFIVLAPALGMVIALIISLWFLNAFKKSFLPKLFSIGVMVLTIYFLTLNIKSDPSKIISDYNAHFLNVLFDGGNFKLFLLAFIVIVMAIFTLFLNSLNFIESERWFKRMQLVSSAAFSIGHGGNDAQKVMGIIMAAMVAHDPTNYSLDHMENWIPLACYAAIALGTLSGGWKIIKTMGTKITKVTPFEGVAAETAGAITLFLTEFLKIPVSTTHTITGSIIGVGATKRLSAVRWGVTINLLWAWILTIPVSATIAMLVYYICSMAGLD from the coding sequence ATGATTCTGTTGATTATTATTATTATCTTAGCTTTAATTTTTGACTACATCAATGGTTTTCATGATGCTGCCAACTCCATCGCAACAGTGGTCTCGACCAAAGTACTTACACCATTTCAGGCAGTGGCATGGGCTGCTTTTTTCAATTTTGTCGCATTTTTTATATTCAAGGATCATGGTGTGGCCAATACCATCGCAAAAACTGTAAACGAAGGCACCAACGCTGAAGGTATACCATACATCACGCTCACAGTCATCCTTGCCGGACTGATTGCTGCTATATTCTGGAACTTGCTGACTTGGTGGTATGGCATTCCATCATCTTCATCACACACATTGATAGGTGGTTTTGCTGGAGCAGCTATTGCTCATACCGGATTTGAGTCCATCAACTCAGGTAAAATCATTCAGATTGCAAGCTTTATAGTTCTGGCACCGGCTTTGGGGATGGTCATCGCACTGATTATTTCACTTTGGTTTCTGAATGCTTTTAAAAAAAGCTTTTTACCAAAATTATTTTCTATAGGAGTGATGGTACTCACCATCTACTTCCTTACATTAAACATAAAAAGCGATCCTTCGAAAATCATTTCAGATTATAACGCACATTTTTTAAATGTCCTATTTGACGGAGGTAATTTTAAGCTGTTTCTTCTTGCCTTTATAGTGATAGTCATGGCAATATTCACATTATTTCTGAATTCATTAAATTTTATTGAGTCTGAAAGATGGTTTAAGAGAATGCAATTAGTGTCATCAGCTGCATTCAGTATAGGTCATGGTGGCAATGACGCACAGAAAGTGATGGGCATCATCATGGCTGCTATGGTCGCACACGATCCTACGAATTATTCACTTGACCACATGGAAAACTGGATACCTTTGGCTTGTTATGCGGCTATCGCCTTAGGAACATTGAGTGGAGGATGGAAAATCATCAAAACTATGGGCACAAAAATCACCAAAGTGACGCCATTTGAAGGTGTTGCTGCCGAAACTGCCGGAGCAATTACTCTTTTTTTGACAGAATTCTTAAAAATTCCTGTGTCAACTACTCATACTATTACAGGCTCTATCATTGGAGTGGGTGCCACTAAACGTCTGTCAGCTGTGCGATGGGGAGTGACTATCAATCTTTTATGGGCCTGGATCCTAACAATTCCTGTCAGTGCCACCATAGCTATGTTGGTTTATTATATATGCAGCATGGCAGGTTTGGATTGA
- a CDS encoding flippase-like domain-containing protein, translating to MSKSKLNIKLIINRLILFICFGVLMHIIFVLTTTERALLLYLNKLSIFHILLIILLMTIPWLGYSLRIKMWSGFLGEKIKYQDALKIVVTADLASALSPTAVGGAPVKAALLLNRGFNPGNVGFMLTWGIIEDIIFYSSGIILAMFFSKELVFDIYYATINLIIHNQIIFLILLIIITGLILLSKFKILPDTLKPLHYLPYSFKQKLYAWNEKFRYSIKEMQINFQKALAFGKLRMIAGMLILIIQWFAKFSVLAVLLHAFDIDFETIQIYIRQWVVYVTMLFIPTPGASGGAEASFILIFGKSIPSEISFLIVSLWRFFTYYYMLIASVTLYTIISFFQKMEGEIEIEVKD from the coding sequence ATGTCAAAATCCAAGCTCAATATAAAACTGATCATCAACAGACTTATTTTGTTTATTTGCTTTGGTGTTTTGATGCATATTATTTTTGTATTAACAACTACAGAGAGGGCACTTTTATTGTATCTGAATAAGCTCAGTATTTTTCACATACTTCTGATTATACTTCTCATGACCATACCTTGGCTGGGTTATTCTTTGAGGATAAAAATGTGGTCGGGCTTCTTAGGTGAAAAAATCAAGTACCAGGACGCATTAAAAATAGTTGTTACCGCTGACCTTGCATCTGCATTGAGTCCAACTGCAGTTGGTGGGGCGCCAGTAAAGGCAGCTTTGCTACTCAATAGAGGTTTCAACCCTGGAAATGTCGGATTTATGTTGACATGGGGCATTATTGAGGATATTATTTTCTATTCTTCAGGCATTATATTAGCTATGTTTTTTTCAAAGGAATTAGTTTTTGATATTTATTATGCTACAATAAATTTAATTATACATAATCAAATCATCTTCCTTATCTTACTTATTATTATTACCGGACTTATTTTGTTATCAAAATTTAAAATTTTACCCGATACATTAAAACCGCTTCACTACCTTCCATATTCTTTCAAGCAAAAACTTTATGCATGGAATGAAAAATTCCGATACAGTATTAAAGAGATGCAAATCAATTTTCAAAAGGCTCTGGCTTTTGGCAAATTGCGCATGATCGCCGGAATGCTCATATTGATAATACAGTGGTTTGCAAAATTTTCGGTTTTGGCAGTACTCCTTCATGCATTTGACATAGATTTTGAAACAATACAAATATACATCAGACAGTGGGTGGTATATGTTACCATGCTTTTTATCCCAACCCCCGGAGCTTCCGGAGGAGCTGAGGCATCTTTTATATTGATTTTCGGAAAGAGTATACCTTCTGAAATCTCTTTTTTGATAGTTTCTTTATGGAGATTTTTTACTTATTATTATATGTTGATAGCAAGTGTAACTTTATATACCATCATTTCATTTTTTCAAAAGATGGAAGGTGAAATTGAGATAGAAGTTAAAGATTAA
- a CDS encoding gliding motility-associated C-terminal domain-containing protein gives MMQRILRVIFLISLFMTTFWVGQTYALHIIGGDVIYKCIGRDSIRNEIEYEIIFTMYRDSRSGGAQFDNPTSFGIYRGSAGSWRFERVVAGIRVENVTDIDIATNNPCILVPVNVGVQRGVYTFTVRLPIINENYLISYQRCCRNNTILNIVNPGGTGAAFTTEITAAAQRVCNNSPVFNNFPPVVICVNREINFNHSARDIDGDSLVYEFCSPVTAGGTDGATTPGSPTACTGVTPNPQNCLPPYQEVVFQSPLFSFNTPMGGNPVVNLDPVTGIIGGVPNLLGQYVVGVCVKEYRNGVLLGTLKRDFQFNVTTCEVAVKADLQAQLENAGQYNVNSCGAFTIDFLNLSTDTRFIQNYYWEFDIRGQKQIYNTRNVSVTFPGLGVYKATMILNKDLPALAECSDTATITVNVYPSINTEYKFSFDTCVSGPVIFKNESVSGAGAIEKFSWRFADEGVSNLENPKFEFENPGLKSVRLIAEDVNKCRDTTIKVINYFPVPSLIVIEPNTFTGCQPANIFFDNLSKPIDETYKLLWEFGDGKTSTEFSPTHLFTDIGTYTIKLKVTSPIGCETFKTWPSLIKVVPSPVAGFTFSPEEPSLLNNKVDFMDKSTGGVAYLWKFDSLGTSLIRNPTFTFRDTGVFNVQQIVLHPSGCSDTATAVIPIYPIVKLFMPNAFTPNNDGLNDVFIPVGSFIGVRNYNFTIWNRWGDRIFYTDESEVGWNGQRNNNGEIASPGVYAYLLEYIDVKGDRQLLKGHCTLVR, from the coding sequence ATGATGCAAAGGATTTTAAGAGTTATATTTTTAATTTCACTTTTTATGACCACCTTTTGGGTAGGTCAAACTTATGCATTGCATATCATTGGGGGAGATGTCATTTATAAATGTATAGGTAGAGATAGTATCAGGAATGAAATAGAGTATGAAATCATATTTACAATGTACCGGGACTCAAGAAGCGGAGGAGCTCAGTTTGATAATCCAACAAGTTTTGGAATTTACAGAGGAAGTGCGGGCAGTTGGCGATTTGAAAGAGTAGTAGCAGGTATAAGAGTAGAAAATGTGACAGATATAGATATTGCTACAAATAATCCCTGTATATTGGTTCCTGTCAATGTAGGTGTTCAAAGAGGAGTTTATACTTTTACAGTCAGATTACCTATCATCAATGAGAATTATCTGATTTCCTATCAAAGATGCTGCAGGAATAATACCATTTTGAATATTGTAAATCCGGGAGGGACAGGTGCCGCATTTACTACAGAAATAACAGCTGCAGCACAAAGAGTATGCAATAATAGTCCTGTATTTAATAATTTTCCGCCTGTAGTCATTTGTGTAAACAGAGAAATAAATTTCAATCATTCGGCAAGAGATATTGATGGTGACAGTCTTGTATACGAGTTTTGTTCGCCCGTAACTGCAGGAGGTACAGATGGTGCCACTACTCCCGGATCGCCAACTGCGTGTACGGGTGTGACCCCAAACCCGCAAAATTGTCTTCCACCTTATCAGGAAGTAGTTTTTCAATCTCCATTGTTTTCTTTTAATACACCTATGGGAGGCAATCCTGTGGTGAATCTCGATCCGGTGACAGGTATTATCGGTGGTGTTCCCAATTTATTAGGTCAATACGTAGTAGGTGTATGTGTCAAAGAATATCGGAATGGTGTATTGTTAGGTACTTTGAAAAGAGATTTTCAGTTCAACGTCACTACATGTGAAGTAGCAGTAAAAGCAGATCTCCAGGCACAACTAGAAAACGCCGGCCAATATAATGTCAATAGCTGTGGAGCATTTACCATTGATTTTTTAAATTTGAGTACAGATACACGGTTTATCCAAAATTACTATTGGGAATTTGATATCAGAGGCCAGAAACAAATTTATAATACCCGTAACGTTTCTGTCACTTTTCCCGGACTGGGAGTGTACAAAGCTACCATGATTTTGAACAAAGATCTTCCTGCTTTGGCAGAGTGTTCTGATACAGCAACGATTACAGTAAATGTATATCCTTCCATCAATACCGAATATAAATTTTCGTTCGATACATGTGTCTCAGGTCCTGTCATATTTAAAAATGAATCAGTTAGCGGTGCCGGAGCTATCGAAAAATTTTCATGGCGATTTGCAGATGAAGGTGTTTCAAATCTGGAAAATCCCAAGTTTGAATTTGAAAACCCTGGATTAAAGTCGGTCAGATTGATAGCTGAAGATGTCAATAAATGCAGGGATACGACCATAAAAGTTATTAATTATTTTCCTGTACCATCTTTGATTGTTATTGAACCAAATACATTTACGGGATGCCAGCCGGCAAATATTTTTTTTGACAACCTAAGCAAACCCATAGATGAAACATATAAGCTTTTGTGGGAATTTGGAGATGGCAAAACAAGTACTGAATTCAGCCCTACCCATTTATTTACGGATATTGGCACATATACTATCAAATTGAAAGTGACTTCGCCTATCGGCTGTGAAACATTTAAAACATGGCCAAGCCTCATCAAAGTAGTACCAAGTCCAGTGGCCGGATTTACTTTTTCTCCTGAGGAACCGAGTCTTTTGAATAATAAAGTCGATTTTATGGATAAATCGACTGGTGGTGTGGCATATTTATGGAAATTTGATAGCCTTGGAACATCTTTGATCAGAAATCCGACTTTTACATTTCGTGATACCGGAGTATTTAATGTTCAGCAGATAGTGTTACATCCTTCCGGGTGTTCAGATACTGCTACAGCAGTGATTCCTATCTATCCCATTGTAAAATTATTTATGCCCAATGCTTTTACGCCCAATAATGACGGACTGAATGATGTCTTTATACCTGTAGGGTCATTTATTGGTGTCAGAAATTATAATTTTACAATCTGGAACAGATGGGGCGACAGGATATTCTATACCGATGAATCTGAAGTAGGGTGGAATGGTCAAAGAAATAATAATGGTGAAATAGCATCTCCCGGTGTTTATGCCTATTTGTTGGAATATATAGATGTCAAAGGGGATAGACAGTTGCTGAAAGGGCATTGTACCCTTGTCAGATAA
- a CDS encoding zeta toxin family protein, producing the protein MNTKSLYIIAGCNGAGKTTASFTILPEILHCDQFVNADEIAKGLSPFKPESVSFEAGRIMLSRIEQLFAEDQSFAIETTLATKIYRNKIREARGKGYEVVLLFFWLQSVEMAIDRVRTRVSEGGHNIPEDVIIRRFFSGIRNLFDIYIDIVDQLVIFDNSNLNATIISEKLFSSKLLIHNSIIFNQLLNFKNGSP; encoded by the coding sequence ATGAATACAAAGAGTTTATATATCATAGCAGGGTGCAATGGCGCAGGTAAAACTACCGCATCATTTACGATATTGCCAGAGATATTACACTGTGATCAATTTGTCAATGCAGACGAGATTGCTAAGGGGTTGTCACCTTTCAAACCTGAAAGTGTATCTTTTGAAGCTGGAAGAATCATGCTATCCAGAATAGAACAGTTGTTTGCTGAAGACCAATCATTTGCCATAGAGACTACGTTAGCTACCAAAATATACAGAAATAAAATCAGAGAAGCCCGTGGCAAAGGATATGAAGTGGTTCTTTTGTTTTTTTGGCTACAAAGTGTAGAAATGGCCATCGATAGGGTACGGACTAGAGTGTCCGAAGGAGGTCATAATATACCAGAAGATGTCATTATTAGGAGATTTTTTAGTGGAATACGTAACCTTTTTGATATATATATCGACATAGTGGATCAGTTAGTTATTTTTGATAATTCAAACTTAAATGCTACTATTATTTCTGAAAAGCTTTTTTCTTCTAAACTACTAATACATAATTCTATCATATTTAATCAACTTCTAAATTTTAAAAATGGAAGCCCATAA